The sequence aatcaattcagggaatgggacaaatggatttcccgctttacCTGGTAAGggaagaaacctagaattcgatataacaccttacagttagggaaggaaggaggaggtatggtgcttccttgcttgagaaattatttttatgcttcacagataacccctctgttatattggtgtaatatggaatataaggctagatggaaggaaataggatttggattggttgacagtttacctctacaggcctcaatagctgacaaaggattgatggcccagttggaaaattttaaaaacagctggataaatcttacaataaaagtatggcagaaggtggttaattcatgtggaatcaataacatgttaaaacttttcagatggtgtgcatatgataccgaattccttcccaacagaggagaaaaaagatttgaactatggataaagaaaggtcttacaacctacctctcatttatacataaaagagtattacaaagtttccaattcctgcaggacaaacatggcctagaacataatgacttttttaagtaccttcaagtacgaaactatgttaaccagagttgttgATATACAGAcatatcaacagtagaattagaatttttcaagattctgagtTCGACTTTTAGTTCAATAcaaagtaaatcagtttctcgattatataatgcactctcccatgataaaaatgtaaacacattgtatattaaagagaagtgggagaaagaagcagggttggtactttcagaggaggcttgggggaaaatatgcagctttcagtggtcgtCGACTaactctttgacttggagagaacattgttggaaaaatattataagatacttcaagaccccatatcaggaaaattATAGAGATACAAATATGacatgttggagaaggtgcggctccaatgAGGCAaaccattttcatattttctgggattgccctaaaatTATACTggaaaggtattcatagaacatttgCTAAGGTATTTaagacccagatacctctgaactttgagatgctctatttggggcatgtattgtttcttgaacagaagaaagagataaagttgctgcaggcccttttagtggcaagtaagaaaccaatcactagaaagtggctaattTCAATACCACCTatattagaagattggcacgaaattatcttggaaatatttaaagtggaaaagtcgacttactccctgagaattcaaaaagaaaaaaattatcaaatttggaataaattgattgaatatataaccccaaagcgaacagactttagatgactctcctaatgatttatactgctcttctcatcaaaaCAGTAATATtcctaacgtaagcacccctagtctaaatgtttactgtttttgttttgttttcttttttttttggaaaatggagaattaacacaagtaaaggaaaagatttggaaaaggcataaaaaatgataaaattaagtaagtaagtacatagggattggataattatgttttGGGgtaggctgattggtaggaggtgtCGGGACACCTTTTTATGCTATATGTAAACGATTTAGACGATGGAATCAATGacattgttgcaaagtttgcagctgCTACGAAAACTGGTGGAGgaacaagtagtgttgaggaaacaagtaagATGCAgacggacttagacagattaggagaatcggcaagaaagtggcaaatgaaatataacgctggaaaattcatggtcatgcagtttgttAGCAGTAATAAATTTGCGGACTATTTTAAAAACGGGGTCGGGTGGGGGGGTGAAATCCAGGAAGCTGAGATGCAGAGGGGCtagggagtccctgtgcagacaCTCTGAAGGCTAACTTgccggttgagtcggtggtgaggtaGGCAAATGCCATTTTAGAATTCATTTCAGGAGCTccagagtacaagagcaagggtgtgatgctgagacttcattAGGCAGTCGTCAAGCCTTACCTTCAGTACTGTAACAGTCTGGGGCCCCTGATCTTCGAAGAGATGTGCAGGCATTGGCGAGGgtcggaggaggttcacaaagatgattccaggaaagaaagggtgatcatacgaagaacgtttgatggctctgggtctgcagtcgttggaattcagaaggatgaggggcgaTCACAGTAAAACCTTTCGAatgtgaaaggcctagacagagtacatgtggaaacgatgtttcccatggcggggAGAGTCGAGGACAAAAGGCTACAGCCCCCGGATGGAAGGGCGCCCTTTCGAAACAGATACGAATAGCTGGGCACCTGGTGGGCTCAAacataaactgctctaaaaagccacctttcAGGTATTCTCGACGTTTGGTTTCCTGGGATCCATCACCAATCTCCTTGCTCTATCAACCTGTAAATTCAACTCcaccgtgactattgtaacatttccaTTTAGACACATATTTTCTATCTCCTCTTGTAATTTGTCGACCTCATCCTCCTACTGTTTCGAGGTCTGCATATTCCACCAGCATCTTTTTGCCCTTGTACTTCCTTAGCTCTCCCAACAATAATTCAGCACATTCCAAATCTATGTCAGCTCTTTCTATTGATCTGATTTCACATTTTGATCTTAGCGCCACACCATCCCTCTGTATGTCATTTCGATTAAAGGTGAATCCTGGACGTTAAGCTCCGACATATAAGCTGCTTGGAGTCACGATTagcgatgcccacaacatcaaacctgccaatctctaactgtgctgcaagttcatctaccttattctattTACTCcgtgcattcaaacataacacccTAAATACTGTATGCACCCTTTTCGATTCTGTCCATCTTTTACATTCTGACTTATCCTGTTCACTGCAATTTCTCTATCATTTGTCTCTCCTTGCGAGGAGCCTCACTACACACTACCTCTGTTTGAAACCCAAGTACTTCATGTTCAGCAACATCACACTTGTTCTCATcaactgccaaattagtttagctAATTAAAAAGAACTAAAAAAAATTCCATTATGAATTTTGGAGTCGTGAACGTATTCAACAACTATTATAAATGATACTGATTTGAAAATGATGATAAAGTTAAAAATATTTCCCCCAATTAATTTTCCATATAACCATCTTAAATGTAGTGTCAGGCATAAGGAATGTGTGATAATATTTTTGAAAGGTTGAACAAAAGATAATAGATCATGTATTTTGTTGTGATTTCCTCGATCGGCGATTTCCATTGCACTGTGACACAATGTATAGAAATAGCTCACGTTAATTGTTTGTTCAGTGGGCTGTCTCTGATGTGCCTAATAAGATGGTTTGATTCATTTAGAGATTGCAGTACCCTCTCCTTTATAAAAGCTTTCAATGCAATCATCAGCAGTTTGCGACAGTAGAAGCTTTTTAACGTGATCGTCACGTCACACGGAAAATGAAATATCCAGCAATTTACTACATAGAGAGTGTTTATTATCCTGTGCTGACTGCTTTTGGTATCCCTCGTAAGTAGCTGATTTTAGTACGTGTGTAATTTTTTCTTGCTCTGTCTGCTGCTCTGAAATTTATTCGCCGTAAAATCCATTCCACATACCGATTGTCTGATGAGGGATTTTAGTCTGATCCGGTTTGAAACATACGCTTCTTTCTTCCTCCTGCCGTTCCTTATAGCTAGTTTCTTGGTGAACTGCAGCAACCGAGTTAGCACTAAAATtttaaggtttcaaaggtacatttagtgTCAGAAAAATATATGCAATATGCATCATGAAATGCTTTTGCTTTGCAACCATGCACGGAAACAGGGGAGTTTTCCTCAAAATGTTAAACGTCCAAagtgcccccccagctcccctcccttccGCGCGTAAATGGCAGCATTAAtgatcccctctccctccaccgagCTCTCAAGCGTAAAAATACAACAGCAAAGTCACAGACTTTCAGCACTCCaaggactacttgttcacccggtattcgacataccacagacaCTCTTTCCCAATAATAacggagaaagagatgtctccgtttcacagcgagatgggagaaataacaaacaactcaaccaacacagacaaaaaatgctggtgaacgcagcaggctaggcagcatctataggaagaggtacagtcgacgtttcgggccgagacccttcgtcaggacaaacaatttgctggtttacaatgttaaaattcCGTAGCGTTGTTTTTTTCCGATCTCTGTGCCTAAAGATCTCGGCTGTCTGGGCACTGCGCCTTAGATCTTCTATGGCCCATGACACATCAATCTGCCCGGataccgaccctcgatccgcccgtctccagagccatgagatctCGGCCTTCCAAAGGCGAGCTGAGCTCTCAGACCGAGCCCGAGGCGTGCCGAATAACGGCCAGCCGTGAAACTCCAAGAGCGCGTCCCATTCCAGCAAAGAGCCGTtctcagtgtgtaactccaggtcagggtcttcaaaagaaccctgaaagggacaatgaggatattaaagatggaaatagagctgtctccaaagatgcaagtaaaggagcgATTATACCGTCCAAAGTTCCTAAGCTCCTAAGCTATCGATATAGTTCCAGCGATTTACCTTGCCCGATCTTCCAAAGCACAGTTCCGGTGCACCATCATACAACAGTTGAGGATTTGTTTTCAAGATAactgttttaatatttttttttcaattgcaaCAGTAACCGAAGAAAATATGACTATTCGTTTTCCCTTTTTGGACTTGATTTTTCTTCTCTCTTCTGAATTTTAACTCTACGCGTTCCTGGACTCACACGTGCTATGTCAGAAGAAATGGTCTATCTGGGGCCATTATATACCCACTCTCAATGCTCCCCTCAGCTTTATCAGCCACAAAGCTGCACTTATTCGAAATGGCTGCGTCGATCAGTAGTCTTCTCTTAAATACACCGTGGACTGCGGAATCCCGTTGCCAactgctggaggtttaccgtctcaACTTTTAATCAGATGCTCCCTGGAATCAGTAGGATCATTTCCCTTCAGTCAGTAAACAATTTTATGTAAATCCAGTAAAATTGATCTGATTTTGTGCGCTTGAAACTAACTTCTATGTTCTTCCTTCCAGTTAATTTGATGGCTATTGTGATCCTTTGTCGTGAAAAATGCGGACTCTGCAAATGCATCACCCGTTACCTGGTGGCGATGGCATCAGCTGATTTACTGGGTGTTATCATTGGTGTTATATTGGAGCGGATCAATCATATTTATGTTTTTGCGAGATTTTTGTTCATCAGTCCGATTTGTGCTACGTCACTTGTCTTTCGGCTCGCAGCTATGGACTGTTCTGTATGGCTGACAGTGGCTTTCACATTTGATCGATGTATTGCTATTTGTAGCCAAAAGCTGCGGGAACGATTTTGCGCCGAGAGGACGGCGACGACGGTGGTGGTGATTGTGGGCGTAGGGAGTTGTCTAAGGTGTTCACCATTTTACTTTTCAGTAGACCATTCAGCGATGACTAATAACTTTCCATGGCGATGCATTGGCAGACCAGATTACTTTACTTCACCAGTGTGGAAAGCCTACCAGATGTTTAATACGATCACTACACCTTTATTGCCAATTGGTTTAATTCTATTGTTGAATGTATTAACAATCAGTCATATTATTGCGGCAAACAGAGTCCGCCGAGGACTCCGAAGCAGCAATGACAATAAGAAGGATTCAGAGGTAGAGAACCGGCGAAAGTCAATGATTTTGCTGTTCGCTCTATCAGCtaatttcattttattgtggATTCCCTTTATAGTCTCTACTATGTTTTGGCAAACTCATAATTACCGTTATACAGACAGATATCTTAATTCTCCGTCGTTTATCGTGCAAGAGTTTGGGTTCATGTTGCAATTTCTCTGCACCTGCACCAACACATGTATCTACACACTGTCCCAGAGGAAATTCAGGGAAGAGATGAAGAAAGGAGTGAAACATCTGGTCACATTTAATGGCCGACTTTGTAGAAGTAGATAATCGTAAGTTGAATTGTATATTTCGTTATGAGTGCACAGAAAAATCCTGAATTATTCGTAGGTCTGATAAGTATACCGTGAATGTGCGTTGTCAGGTGTCTGAAGTTTATAAGCCTGTTTTTCCAGTAATGACAGCTAACTGACTTTCCTCAATTTGTCCTAAATAATAAATTGCTGCGAATGTGAGTTTTACATCCTCAGAATTACGTTTAAAATGATTGGATTTTACATTTTGCACATCCTCTATGGCTGGCGGAGAAATTTGCCTTGGACATAATAATCCTGTGTTAGATAAAGTGAGTTCGGTTAGATGTATCAGATCTCCGCTGATCTAGTTTCAAGAATTGGGGTAACACGCTGTCCCCTGAGAAAGTTGTATACTCGCAAGTTGTCCTGCCTTGAAGACTTTAAGAAAGGGTTTGGCATCAAAAATGCATCTCTGGCGTGAAAACTCACAGTAAGATCTCGCTATATTTTTCAAGCAATGCTATGATCTATCTCATCGACAAGGTGTCATTTTACAAATTTAGTCACGCTAAAAGCAAGCTTTATGTCCAAAAGTCATGATCCAACTTCGGTGGAGTATCAACGATTTTGTAACATGTACGTTTGTTTCTCGTATTTTTAACACACATACTTCTTTATATTACCATCAAAACATGTATTTTAATTAGTCACGTAGTACCGAATCTGTGAACATGTTAGGATCACTGTATTTCGTACCGAAAATTTCTGATCCCAGAATTTTCAAGAATATCCTCTTCATTAGACTGGGTATATATGGAAAGCTCTGTCAAAGAATTTAATGCCTGAGATCTGATGATGGGTCTTCGTCCAGAACATttaatttcctctctctctctcttcatgaTGGGTCTTCGTCCAGAACATttaatttcctctctctctctctctctctctctctctctctctctctctctctctctctctctctctctctctctctcttcacagtTGTTAGCTCATCTTTCGGTCCTGTTTTACATTCCACTCACTAAAGGGCTGCTGGATTCGATTGAACTTGTTGGGAGAATAACTATGTTTGCTTATTTTGGAGGAGTTTCCCTTCAGTATTATGACTGGAAACGTTCTTTAACCTCCATTGTGACGAATCTTGTATGTTCACATTTATCCCAATAAAATTGCATGAATGTACATTATGTGGTTAGGGGATAATATAGCAGTTATTTGTATTTCTGCACAGCCTCGGAAAGTTATAAATTCTATGTATCAGCCCCGGCAGAGGTCTCACAGATGAGAGATACagattatttagagatgcagcgcaGATCAGGCACTCCCGGTGCCGCGAACTGCGCCAGACAGCAATCCACGTATTGAAACCCAGCCTCATCACAGAATAATTTACAATTACCAACTAAACTGGTAACAGAGAAGAATTTCGACTGCGGGAGGAAAAGAAGCACGCGGAGGAAACTCATGCCTACAAATATTCTTACGAAGGTCACCGGACCCCGGTACCCCGAGCTGTCATTGCTTCGCGCTAACTGCTGAGCTATCGCAGTCAAACTACGCGTGTATTTTCAAGATCTTAACAACGAATTATGGTTTCTTGAAAGAGTGAATGTGTTTCAAGTACTTTCCCTTACGTGAATATCTATAGTGCAAATGCTTTAGTTAAATATATCAAaagactgtttatttcttttaggCATACGTAATTTATTTTGCTTAATGCAACACGCTAATGCTActtctgtcacaaccacggattcggcagcgcagtatgTACCGCAATTGCGCTTGTTAATTTGCACGTGTccgctaattattatttaattgtgatagtatttactCCCCACTCGTCGTTGTAGTGCTTgccgagacttggacagagcacagcaacgcttcgctgcctgtttgctttaGGCTGTCCCTCAGAAattggactttcaagtcaactgactctgagaactagcggtattcgtttaatatTTAGATTTTCTCGTCAACATCAGGCTATTTGGCCGagcgtttattgtttattttccctttaacactattcgcattaaagtttgtgaactatcgacctgcttcagtgtctctcactccgcacttgggccatatccgaacctggtaacaACTTCTTCAGTGAGTCCATTATAGAGTAAGAAATCTTGGCGAAGATTATTGATGTCAAATTGAAACAACAAGCATATAATGAAATCTAACGAATGACAAAACATTTATGTTCAGGCCGAAGTAGTTTCCTTTGCCGATCAATACTGTGTCAtagtccggatcggggtccctttaaatttagcttgtttatgttacgatccggaccgttgattccctgttttcccgtgtccttcgactttggtgattagaggcaattaacactcggctgaaccggtagtttatagtctccggctttgaGTCGatcggtgcgggagcgtctgcaaagtcatcggaggtacggtgtgccgatgtcatctggccggagcaaaccaagtctctgccgaagcgagtgccggtaattctcccttcctcaccggagcaaccctgtccagttacctcgccaaagtgagcctgcaaagtttcctcaccgaggtgggtccgtcagttaacccgccggagggaatcaagaaccgctgtctactgttcccgggccgagtcgagagcgcgccactacccggaggttccaaatCAAGTACTGGCACCGGGGACATtcaagctccaagtcaagtcctggccctgccggcattcaagcaccaagtcaagtcccttcctggcggcattcaagcaccaagtcaagtcctcgccctggcggcattcaagcagtAAGTCAAGTCCAACCCTGGctgcttcccagttctgagtcaagccctgaccctggtggtctgtgattcctatcctacccccttgtctgaattccttctctgcccctctcgcctctagccctcgtctgcagcccccgcctgcacttcggtctagttcaatcgccggagctagataggtactgtctggtgttcattcgtgttgatcttgtcttgtcttgtcctcgcctccgttaGTTAAGTCAGGCCGCCTTGCCGTTGctccgcggggagtcatgtcttgaccagtcctcgcctccgtggggtaagtcagaccgtcttgccgttgccccgcggggagtcatgtcttgtcttgtcctcgcctcagtggggtaagtcaggcagtcttgccgttgccccgcggagggtcatgagccCGGCCCTATGTCATATACCCAAGGAAGggtcccatgttcctcctctccctagcccatggcatgtccatgcctggttctggggtccgagcccgaggcaagacccaggtactaggtccttgcccagtctcgggctcggaatCCATactctagcctcttcatgtctcctctggttctgggagccgattccgggtccaagcccagacccctgCTCCGAGCCTAGTCGCAGTCccgagtccttgtccagttcgctgtTTCCTgttcctgccttgctctcctggtatcgaacaataaactaaatcgaagtaacctcacaagatgtgtcttgcatttgggtccactcttgctccca is a genomic window of Mobula hypostoma chromosome 28, sMobHyp1.1, whole genome shotgun sequence containing:
- the LOC134338980 gene encoding probable G-protein coupled receptor 139, which translates into the protein MTHQSARIPTLDPPVSRAMRSRPSKGELSSQTEPEACRITASRETPRARPIPAKSRSQCVTPVNLMAIVILCREKCGLCKCITRYLVAMASADLLGVIIGVILERINHIYVFARFLFISPICATSLVFRLAAMDCSVWLTVAFTFDRCIAICSQKLRERFCAERTATTVVVIVGVGSCLRCSPFYFSVDHSAMTNNFPWRCIGRPDYFTSPVWKAYQMFNTITTPLLPIGLILLLNVLTISHIIAANRVRRGLRSSNDNKKDSEVENRRKSMILLFALSANFILLWIPFIVSTMFWQTHNYRYTDRYLNSPSFIVQEFGFMLQFLCTCTNTCIYTLSQRKFREEMKKGVKHLVTFNGRLCRSR